The sequence below is a genomic window from Deltaproteobacteria bacterium RBG_16_64_85.
AGGGAAACATCTGGTCGCTCTCGTCGCGGGACATCGGTCGCAGGCTGCTCACCCACCCCTGGGTCCGCAGCGTGTCGGTGAGGAAGGTATTCCCCGACCGGCTCGTGGTCCGCATCGAGGAGCGGAAACCAGCGGCAATGGTCAACCTCGACGCCCTCTACTACGTCGACGAAGAAGGGACGATCTTCAAGCGGCTCACCGCCTACGACCCGAAGAATTTTCCCATCGTGACCGGGTTCTCGCGGGGAGAGCTCACCGCGCGGGACGCCGTCACCCTGCAGAACCTGAGAAAGACGCTGGAGCTGTTGCGGAGCACGGAGTCGGGGGTGCTCCGTCAGAACATCTCTGAAGTCCACTTCGACGCCCAGGAAGGGTACACGCTGGTGACTCGGGACTCGGGGCTGCAGCTCAAGATCGGCATGATGGATTTCCGGGAGGCGATGAAGCGGATCGAGGAGGCCTTGCCCAAGCTCTCCAGCGTTGGGCAGGCGAGGGGCATCGTCGATCTGAAAACTGCGGGCCGCATTTACGTGCGGCCGGGGGAATAAATGGAAACGGTTTCGGGACCGGTGATCGCCGGGTTGGACGTCGGGTCGAGCAAGGTCGCCACGGTCGTGGCCAGGAAGGGGCCGGAAGGCCTGGAGATCCTGGGAGTGGGGAGGGCCGAAACGGACGGGATGCGGAAGGGGGCCGTGGTGAACGTGGACGCCACGGTCAAGTCGATCCAGCAAAGCCTTGGCGAGGCGGAGAAGATGACGGGAGTCTCGATCCCGTCCGTCTTCGTCGGCGTGTCCGGCCCGCTGATCAAGTCGTTCAACAGTCACGCCGCGATCTCGGTCCGCAACGAGCGGGAGGTGACCGAGGTGGACGTCGCGCGCGTCCTGGAGCTCGCGAAGGCGGTCGAGCTTCCCAACGACCGGGAGGTCCTCCACGTCCTGACGCAGGAGTTCATCGTCGACGACATGGGAGGGATCAAGGACCCGCGCGGCATGACCGGCATCCGGCTGGACGCCCGCGTCCACGTGGTGACCGACGACGTCCCCAGCACGCGCAACCTCGTCAAGTGCGTCGAGAAGGCGGAACTGGGCATCGACGACATCGCGCTCAGCCCCCTCGCATCTGCGAATGCGGTGCTGACTCCGGAGGAGAAGGAAGTCGGAGTGGTCCTGCTCGATTTCGGGGCGGGCACCGTGGAGATGGCCATTTTCTACGATGGGGCCCTGCGGCACACCTTCGTCCTCCCCCTGGGAGGAGCGAACATCACGTCGGACGTGGCCGTCGGGCTTAAGGTTCCCTGGGCGGACGCGGAGGGGTTAAAGATCTCCTCCGGGTGCGCCATGATCCAGAAGGTCCGGCGGGACGAGCTGGTGGAGCTTCCGGGAGTGGGTGGCCGCCAGCCCCGGCCGATCCGCCGTCAATACCTGAGCGAGATCATCGAGCCGCGCACCGAGGAGATCTTCGGACTCCTTCGGAAGGAGATCCTCCGCTCGGGATTCGAGGAGATGCTCGGCGCGGGAGTCGTGCTGACCGGCGGGGGTTCCCTCCTCGACGGGCTTCCCGAGCTCGGGGAAAGGGTGTTCCAGCTCCCCGTCCGGCGCGGCGGTCCAATCGGCGTTGGCGGACTTGTGGAGGTCATCGGGAGTCCCGGCTACGCGACCGCGGTAGGGCTTGCAATCTACGGTTCGAGCATGGCCGAGGTCCTGGTCGCCCGGGAAGAAGTGGCGGGCAGCGCGGGTTGGCTGGAACGGGTCAAGCAGTTCCTTACGGATATTTTCTGATTCGATTAAATACGAAGGAGGTCGCCATGTTCACACTGATCGAGGAGAATCGCTGCCACGCGGTCATCAAGGTATTCGGCGTGGGGGGAGGCGGCGGTAACGCCATCAATACGATGATCGAGGAGGGGCTCTCGGGCGTGGAGTTCATCGTCGCCAACACGGACGCCCAGGCCCTCTCGAAGAACCTGGCCCCGCTCAAGATCCAGATGGGGGCGAGACTGACCAAGGGATTGGGCGCGGGGGCGAACCCCGACATCGGCCGCGAGGCC
It includes:
- a CDS encoding cell division protein FtsA; the protein is METVSGPVIAGLDVGSSKVATVVARKGPEGLEILGVGRAETDGMRKGAVVNVDATVKSIQQSLGEAEKMTGVSIPSVFVGVSGPLIKSFNSHAAISVRNEREVTEVDVARVLELAKAVELPNDREVLHVLTQEFIVDDMGGIKDPRGMTGIRLDARVHVVTDDVPSTRNLVKCVEKAELGIDDIALSPLASANAVLTPEEKEVGVVLLDFGAGTVEMAIFYDGALRHTFVLPLGGANITSDVAVGLKVPWADAEGLKISSGCAMIQKVRRDELVELPGVGGRQPRPIRRQYLSEIIEPRTEEIFGLLRKEILRSGFEEMLGAGVVLTGGGSLLDGLPELGERVFQLPVRRGGPIGVGGLVEVIGSPGYATAVGLAIYGSSMAEVLVAREEVAGSAGWLERVKQFLTDIF